One genomic region from Patescibacteria group bacterium encodes:
- a CDS encoding DUF134 domain-containing protein — protein sequence MPRPRLCRKIMFDPKITYFKPQGVPMRFLEIAELTTEEMESFRLRHINDLEQKEAAKKMHTSQSTYQRILYSAYKKIADALINGKAIKIIK from the coding sequence ATGCCGCGACCGAGACTTTGCAGAAAAATAATGTTTGATCCCAAGATAACTTATTTTAAACCCCAAGGCGTGCCTATGAGGTTTCTTGAGATTGCGGAATTAACAACCGAAGAAATGGAATCTTTCCGCTTGCGCCATATCAATGATTTAGAACAAAAAGAAGCCGCTAAAAAAATGCATACTTCCCAAAGTACATATCAAAGGATACTATATTCGGCGTATAAAAAAATCGCCGATGCTTTAATAAATGGGAAAGCAATTAAAATAATAAAATAA
- a CDS encoding DUF5320 domain-containing protein → MPKLDGTGPMGQGAGTGRGLGPCGGGMKRGWGCWGRGLGFRRFISPKNELAALKDEEKILEEELAAIKEEKAALKDQQK, encoded by the coding sequence ATGCCAAAATTAGATGGAACTGGCCCAATGGGGCAAGGCGCTGGAACCGGACGAGGATTAGGCCCTTGCGGAGGCGGGATGAAACGAGGTTGGGGTTGCTGGGGCAGAGGTTTAGGATTTAGGAGATTTATTTCTCCTAAAAATGAACTGGCTGCCCTGAAAGATGAAGAAAAAATACTTGAGGAAGAATTGGCGGCGATCAAAGAAGAAAAAGCAGCCCTAAAAGACCAGCAAAAGTAA
- a CDS encoding YibE/F family protein: MKIKALLLIFFFLLLPAALFAQNNPEQKEEEIFKARVVDILEQKNVTRDDGSISTQQKLKLKGLGEDWKDKEIIFDGIGFDVLSASEYKVGDKVLVNYSPGLEGEENFYVIGFSRTRPVYWLVFLFALIVTAVGRLKGFRALIVLLLTFLIILKFIVPKILSGSNPLLISIIGSFFILILAVYITEGFKRTSTVAIFSILISLIITGLLSVWFSAITKLTGFASEEAAYLIELSGGDINIKGLLLAGIIIGALGVLDDVIISQVALVKELRILNPQLAKIQIYRQAMRVGISHLSSMVNTLFLAYAGASLPLLILFSVKQPPFLTFNQVIDNEMIATEIVRTFTGSIGLVLAVPIATFLAVQFIKNK; the protein is encoded by the coding sequence ATGAAAATCAAGGCGCTGCTGTTAATTTTTTTCTTTCTTTTGTTGCCCGCAGCATTATTTGCTCAAAATAACCCAGAACAAAAAGAGGAAGAAATTTTTAAAGCTCGGGTGGTTGATATTCTTGAACAAAAAAATGTTACTCGTGATGATGGTTCAATTTCAACTCAACAAAAATTGAAACTTAAGGGGCTGGGAGAAGATTGGAAAGATAAAGAAATAATTTTTGACGGAATAGGATTTGATGTTTTGTCAGCCAGTGAATATAAAGTCGGGGACAAGGTATTAGTCAATTATAGTCCCGGACTGGAGGGGGAGGAAAATTTTTATGTGATCGGTTTTTCCCGCACTCGTCCTGTTTATTGGTTGGTGTTCTTGTTTGCCTTGATTGTAACAGCAGTCGGCAGATTAAAAGGATTCCGGGCGCTGATTGTCTTGTTGCTGACTTTTTTAATCATTTTAAAATTCATTGTTCCAAAAATATTATCCGGCAGCAACCCGCTTTTAATTAGTATTATTGGTTCGTTCTTTATTTTAATTTTGGCTGTTTATATCACAGAAGGATTTAAACGGACATCAACAGTCGCTATTTTTTCCATCTTAATTTCTCTAATAATTACTGGCTTGTTATCTGTCTGGTTTTCAGCCATAACAAAATTGACGGGATTTGCCAGTGAGGAAGCGGCATACTTAATCGAATTATCGGGCGGCGATATAAATATTAAAGGTCTCTTGCTCGCGGGAATTATTATCGGAGCACTCGGCGTTTTAGATGACGTAATTATTTCTCAAGTGGCGTTAGTTAAGGAATTGAGAATTTTGAACCCGCAACTGGCAAAAATCCAAATTTACCGCCAAGCCATGAGAGTTGGAATCTCACACTTGAGTTCAATGGTTAATACTTTGTTTTTAGCTTATGCTGGAGCTTCTTTGCCCCTACTTATTTTATTTAGCGTAAAACAACCGCCATTTTTAACTTTTAATCAAGTGATAGACAACGAAATGATTG
- a CDS encoding MiaB/RimO family radical SAM methylthiotransferase: MRISLRALGCRANQAEIEELRDHLSQKKGVIFVGPKEPADIYIINSCSVTAGAERDTRRMFNQIKNRNPRAKIYVLGCLRDKKQPQIDGYFKNWQGFIRKVKTQLIASLQKSDISPNLRSVARRQNNNKYLVKSFVKIQDGCDFNCAYCLTRLLRGRSRSVAPAVIIKKIKAREHEGYPEITLTGINILLYNYKKTDFAALIKKILKETAIPRIRFGSLDPRLINDKIIALWENPRLLPHVHLSLQSGSAEILKKMIRPCSLQKISENIKKFQRIIPFFGFSCDIIVGFPGETEGDFQKTLNFITQNSFFKIHAFPYSNRPGTTAEKLPNQISKKIIRRRLVKIMALDKKLRKNWQKKLLEKKFSVLWEGNIKKIWFGHLENFLKIKKVSGKNLKGKIENVKLASKNLLDR; encoded by the coding sequence ATGCGAATCTCTCTGCGCGCGCTTGGTTGCCGGGCCAACCAAGCGGAAATTGAAGAATTGCGCGACCACCTTTCCCAAAAGAAAGGTGTGATTTTTGTCGGCCCCAAAGAGCCGGCAGATATTTATATTATTAATTCCTGCTCGGTGACTGCCGGCGCGGAGCGCGATACGCGACGGATGTTTAATCAAATTAAAAACCGAAATCCGCGAGCTAAAATCTACGTTTTGGGCTGCCTGCGCGACAAAAAACAGCCCCAAATTGACGGGTATTTTAAAAATTGGCAGGGCTTCATTCGTAAAGTAAAGACGCAATTAATCGCGTCTCTACAAAAATCCGATATCTCGCCGAATCTCCGGTCAGTCGCAAGGCGTCAAAATAACAATAAATATCTCGTTAAATCGTTTGTAAAAATCCAGGATGGGTGCGATTTTAATTGCGCCTACTGCCTCACCCGCCTTTTGCGTGGCCGCTCACGAAGCGTCGCGCCGGCGGTTATTATTAAAAAAATCAAAGCCCGCGAACACGAAGGCTATCCGGAAATAACTTTAACCGGCATTAATATCCTTTTATATAACTATAAAAAGACGGATTTCGCCGCTTTGATAAAAAAAATCCTTAAAGAAACCGCCATTCCCAGAATTCGCTTTGGTTCGCTTGACCCGCGGCTCATTAATGACAAAATTATTGCGCTTTGGGAAAATCCCCGGCTCTTGCCGCACGTTCATCTTTCTCTTCAAAGCGGCAGTGCGGAGATTCTTAAAAAAATGATTCGCCCCTGTTCTCTCCAAAAAATTTCCGAAAACATTAAAAAATTTCAAAGAATTATTCCCTTTTTTGGCTTTTCCTGCGATATTATTGTGGGTTTTCCGGGAGAAACGGAGGGGGATTTTCAAAAAACCCTGAATTTTATTACCCAAAACAGCTTTTTCAAAATCCACGCCTTTCCTTATTCCAATCGTCCCGGAACGACTGCCGAAAAACTTCCCAACCAAATTTCAAAAAAAATTATCCGCCGACGGCTTGTAAAAATAATGGCGCTGGACAAAAAATTAAGAAAAAATTGGCAAAAAAAATTGCTGGAAAAAAAATTTTCCGTGCTGTGGGAAGGAAATATCAAAAAAATCTGGTTCGGACACTTGGAAAACTTTTTGAAAATCAAAAAGGTGTCGGGAAAAAATCTCAAGGGCAAAATTGAAAACGTCAAACTTGCGTCCAAAAATCTTCTTGACCGCTAA